The following is a genomic window from Verrucomicrobiales bacterium.
GAGTCCCAACGGCTCCGTGACCGGTGGGCTCTATGTTCGGCGAGACAATTCCAGTTCGTGGCAGGTGGTTTACCGATGGCCCCCACCGCCCGCTTTGCTCTCGGCTTCGGAGGAGGATCGCCTCGTGCGCGGGTTGACGACGGTTCGCGATCCTCACGGTGCCGACTACCAATCCCTGCTGTTAGCCAGATCGTGGTCTGGACTGATCGAGCGCGTGGATCCCACCAACCAACACGCCGCGACTGTGGAGTTGGATGTTCGGGATTTCTTTGCCCGCCGGTGGGGCCGTGAAGCGATCCGACAGGCGCATGTCCAGGTTGGGTACAACAGCTTCACCCTAGCCACCAATCCGGTGACGGCGGAACCGATTCATTTGATTGGGGTGTGGATTGAGGATCCCTCACTCCAGGCAGGACATCGTGGATCACATTTCCTCATCCGTCATTTGGATGGAACATACGCCTCAGCCGATATTCCATACCTTGGAGCTGCAACTCCCTCGGATCGCGACCTCCGCGGTAACCGATGCATCGTTGTATCGCCTTTCCCCGCTGACGCAGGGCAACGTTGGTATTTTGGGGGGTACGATGCCGCTAGCGACCTCTCTCACGACACGGCCTGGATACTTCGCGGCGAGTGGGTGGCATGGCCGGCTCTCACGCTGTCGCAACCAGCACCTCCCGAGTGGCAGGTCAGTTGGCCTATCTCGGCGACCAACTGGGTGTTGGAAACCCGGATGGACCTGGGAGCTGATGGGACTTGGCAAGCGGTTCCAGGCCTGCCCACCCGATCGCTCTCGGACGAAGTTCAGGGCGTGGCACCGCAGGATCCCTCCGCTTATTTCCGTTTGCGTAGGCCTTGAAATCGTTAGCGAGGTGAATGTCTCCGATCCAATCCGCTGTGGCTGTTTTCGCGGGCAGCCAGGGTCTGAATGGAGTGGAGAACTGTGGGATGCTTTGGCGCCTGAAGCCTCAGCCGTGGGGCTTGGGACGCGGAATTCCGAAATGATGCAGCACGTTGCGCATCACCGCCGCCCATTTTGGATCGGCGTGGAGCGTCCAACCGGATCCGATTGCGCCCGCGTTGAATACTTTGCCACCATCCGTTCGCTCCCAGTAGATCATCTCCCCGCCTTGATCGGTCTTGGGTTTGATTCCGCGGAAGAAATAGTCCATGGCGTGGCCGCCTTCCCCCCACGGTAAAACACCGTTGGCCAGGCGTAGCATTCCGGCGGGATCCTGAGGCACCACGCCGCCTTCAGGGGAAGCTTCTACCTGCAAGGCGGCGAAGGTGGAGGGACGAATATCCACTTCGTGCCCGTTCGCCATCGGTAGTTTTCCCGGTCCCGCCCAGGCGAAGGCGTCCCCTATCCGGAGGCCGCTTGGCTCCGGGTGGTTGAATAGAAAGTGATCCGCGCGTTCGACGCGATAGGGCCCAAAATTTTTGGGGTTGGACTGGTTATTCCACCCGATGATATCGAGTCCGATCAGCTGGATCCCCGGCATTCCACATTCGCGCGCGGGACCACCCCGCAGCCCGTCGTGACTATGCCACGCCTCTCCCCGACGTGACGCGGGGACCTGATCTCCCGGGCAGTCCACCTTCCGGCTTTCCATAATGGTGCAGTCTTCATTGAAGCTGACCCGCCATCCCAGAGTGTTCCCGCTCAGCACGGCCAGGTTCCCACCTGTCCGGAGATAGCTCTCCATGGAGCGGTACATGGGAAGCGACCAATATTCATTGTGCCCCACGACCATGACTGCCTTGTAGCCACGCAAGAGAGAGGGATCGCGGTGCAAATCCACATCGCTGACGAGATCGTAGGCGTAACCCTGCTGCTCCAGCCAGATTTGGGAGAACCGATCCGCTCGCATCAGGTGGCTATAGTCCGTGGCGCCTCCATAGAGCACATACGGTCCAGCAGCAGGCCAAGGCATGTGTAGGCCCAGCTGATAGGTGCCTTGACCGGCCGCATGGGGCCGGTACAGGCAGTAGGAGGGCAGACCCCGATCCGGGCCTAACCCGTCGGTGCCCCAGACCTGCTTCAGTTCCGAGGGCGGGATGGCGAAGGGTGTTCCACTGTAAGCCCGCCAGGTGTTCGTCGCGCAGACGAAGAGCAGGGGAGCCTTGCGGCGGCGCGGGGCGCGGCGAACCAAAAAGGTGCAGTGGTGCAGGCGAGTCTTGCCGTCCAGCTGATACCGCATTCTAGCAACATAAATCCCGGAGCGAGCACCG
Proteins encoded in this region:
- a CDS encoding LamG domain-containing protein, which produces MAKSSRRQFLKNAGVGAAGLPLVGLVQSAAAGASASSTAPGATAIPTHRALDVPGVHAYAMEHSVAAGDTLRLCVSSSVPYDLTLCRLGLEVDNPSSDLVLADFPAQPAIPQPIHPGSYVHIPKSIRGSLTAFSIECWVRPWALERLQGVVSQEDKDSYEGFALGLGEKGYVGFYLGDGVSPDEKVVHRTGPGVVVRNRWHHVAAVWDGTEKRVYVDGEQVGAWPFEGRLAPGKHPLRLGAMSQAGAALHFLDGDIAMPAIYDRSLTLQDIRARVTAKALVLPPSRHLLACWPLEEERGDTVADASRHHRHGRIINHGTWMIGGPSFRAAVPRFGDYNPSKDPERGHGLRLAADDLYDCRWKVTHQWKVPSGARSGIYVARMRYQLDGKTRLHHCTFLVRRAPRRRKAPLLFVCATNTWRAYSGTPFAIPPSELKQVWGTDGLGPDRGLPSYCLYRPHAAGQGTYQLGLHMPWPAAGPYVLYGGATDYSHLMRADRFSQIWLEQQGYAYDLVSDVDLHRDPSLLRGYKAVMVVGHNEYWSLPMYRSMESYLRTGGNLAVLSGNTLGWRVSFNEDCTIMESRKVDCPGDQVPASRRGEAWHSHDGLRGGPARECGMPGIQLIGLDIIGWNNQSNPKNFGPYRVERADHFLFNHPEPSGLRIGDAFAWAGPGKLPMANGHEVDIRPSTFAALQVEASPEGGVVPQDPAGMLRLANGVLPWGEGGHAMDYFFRGIKPKTDQGGEMIYWERTDGGKVFNAGAIGSGWTLHADPKWAAVMRNVLHHFGIPRPKPHG